AACATCCTATCGAGGAGACAAAAATGAACATCAATACGAAGATGTTTACCGCATACACAATTATGTTCACTGGGGAGGTGGTGTGATTGAGGTATGTTAAGTTGCCTAAGGAGAACACCTATGAATTTTTGGAAAGGCTCAAGGAATGGGGAAAACTTTACGCTCCGGTAAAGATCTCGGACAACTTCTACGACTTCAGGGAAATAGATGATGTTAGAAAGGTTGAGTTTCACTACACCAGAACGATAATGCCCCCAAAAAAGTTTTTCTTTAAGCCCAGGGAGAAACTGTTCGAATTCGACCTCGAAAAAGTTGAGTATAATGAAGTTATTGAAGACGTTGAGCCATTCATACTTTTTGGCGTTCATGCCTGCGACATTTATGGGCTCAAGATACTTGATACCGTTTACCTAGATGAGCTTCCGGATAAGTACTATAAGGTTAGAAGGGAGAAGGGAATAATCATAGGAATAAGCTGTATGCCAGATGAATACTGCTTCTGCAACCTACGTGAGACTGATTTTGCAGATGATGGTTTTGATTTATTCCTTCATGAGCTTCCTGATGGCTGGTTGGTAAGGGTAGGAACTCCAATTGGGCATAGAATAGTTGACAAGAACATAAAGCTATTCGAGCAGGTGACTGACAGGGATATATGCGCTTTCAGGGAATTTGAGAAGAGGAGACATCAGGCATTCAAATATCACGAGGATTGGGGTAACTTGAGATACCTCCTGGAACTTGAAATGGAGCATCCCATGTGGGAGGAAGAGGCCGAAAAATGCCTTGCATGTGGGATATGTAACCTAACTTGTCCAACGTGCAGATGTTATGAAGTTCAAGACATCGTGAACCTCGATGGTGTCACTGGCTATAGGGAGAGACGGTGGGATTCTTGTCAGTTCAGAAGCCATGGTCTTGTTGCTGGAGGCCACAACTTCAGACCAACGAAGAAGTCGAGGTTTCTCAACAGGTATTTATGTAAGAACTCATACAACGAGAAACTAGGTCTCAGCTTCTGCGTTGGATGTGGAAGATGTACTGCATTCTGTCCAGCTGGTATAAGCTTTGTTAACAACCTCAGGAGGATTCTGGGATTAGAAGAAAGCAAGTGTCCTCCCTCAGTTAGTGAAGAGATTCCAAAGAGAGGCTTTGCTTATTCACCAAACATAAGGGGTGATGGTGTATGACCCTTCCGAAAGAGATTATGATGCCAAACGACAACCCCTATGCTCTCCACAGAGTTAAGGTTCTCAAAGTTTATGATTTAACCGAAAGAGAGAAGTTGTTCCTCTTTAGATTTGAAGATCCCAAGTTGGCAGAAACTTGGACATTTAAACCTGGACAGTTTGTTCAGTTAACAATCCCTGGAGTAGGAGAAGTTCCGATAAGCATATGTTCATCTCCAATGAGAAGAGGATTCTTTGAGCTTTGTATCAGGAGGGCCGGGAGGGTAACAACAGTTGTTCACAAGCTAAAGCCTGGAGACACAGTTCTCGTCAGAGGGCCCTATGGTAATGGCTTTCCTGTTGATGAATGGGAAGGCATGGATCTTTTGTTGATAGCTGCCGGACTTGGAACTGCCCCCTTGAGAAGCGTCTTCCTCTATGCAATGGACAACAGATGGAAATACGGGAACATAACGTTCATAAACACCGCGAGATACGGGAAGGATTTGCTATTTTACAAGGAGCTCGAGGCGATGAAAGATCTTGCAGAGGCAGAAAATGTCAAGATAATCCAGAGTGTAACGAGAGATCCAGACTGGCCAGGTCTCCATGGAAGACCCCAGCAGTTTATTGTTGAAGCAAATACTAATCCAAAGAAGACCGCAGTGGCAATTTGTGGTCCTCCGAGAATGTACAAGGCGGTATTCGAGGCGCTGATAAACTACGGATATAGGCCGGAGAACATCTACGTCACCCTAGAGAGAAGGATGAAGTGTGGAATTGGAAAGTGTGGTCATTGCAATGTTGGAACGAGCACGAGCTGGAAGTACATCTGTAAAGACGGCCCTGTGTTCACGTACTTTGACATAGTGTCAACTCCAGGATTGCTAGACTGAGGTGATGTAAGATGGAGAAAAAGAAGCTAAGGATAGGATTTTATGCTTTGACATCATGCTATGGTTGCCAGCTTCAACTTGCGATGATGGATAACTTACTTAAGCTACTCCCAAATGCTGAGATAGTTTGCTGGTTTATGCTCGACAGGGATAGTGTTGAGGATGAGCCCGTGGACATAGCTTTCATAGAGGGTAGTGTTTCTACGGAGGAGGAAGTTGAGCTCGTTAAGAGGATTAGGGAGAACGCAAGGATAGTGGTTGCAGTAGGTGCATGTGCGGTCCAAGGAGGTGTCCAAAGCTGGAGTGACAAACCTCTCGAGGATCTCTGGAAGACAGTTTATGGAGATGGAAAAGTTAAGTTCCAGCCCAAAAAAGCCGAACCTGTCTCGAAATATATTAAAGTTGACTACAACATTTATGGATGTCCTCCAGAAAAGAGAGACTTCTTATATGCCCTGGGAACATTTTTAATTGGCTCATGGCCAGAAGACATAGATTACCCAGTTTGTCTTGAGTGCAGACTTAAAGGGAACCCATGCATCCTTCTTGAAAAGGGAGAGCCCTGCCTTGGACCCGTAACAAGGGCGGGCTGTAATGCTAGGTGTCCTTCTTTTGGAATTGCTTGCATAGGTTGTAGAGGAGCTATAGGATACGATGTTGCGTGGTTCGATTCACTGGCTAGAGTCTTCAAAGAGAAAGGTCTGACAAAAGAGGAGATAATAGAGAGGTTGAAGATGTTCAACGGACATGATGAGAGGGTGGAAAAGATGGTTGAAAAAATATTCGCAGGTGGTGGAGAATGAAGAACCTTTACCTTCCAATTACAGTCGATCATATAGCCAGGGTGGAAGGGAAGGGAGGAGTTGAGATAATAGTTGGAGAGGATGGGGTTAAGGAAGTTAAGCTTAACATAATAGAGGGCCCCAGATTCTTTGAAGCAATTACTATTGGCAAGAAACTTGATGAAGCCTTGGCAATTTATCCAAGGATATGCTCCTTCTGCTCTGCGGCCCATAAGCTTACTGCCGTTGAGGCTGCTGAGAAGGCCGTGGGCTTCGTCCCTAGAGAAGAAATCCAAAAGCTGAGAGAGGTTCTTTATATAGGGGACATGATAGAGAGTCATGCTCTTCATCTTTACCTACTCGTACTTCCGGA
This is a stretch of genomic DNA from Pyrococcus sp. ST04. It encodes these proteins:
- the hydB gene encoding NADPH-dependent hydrogenase/sulfhydrogenase 1 subunit beta — protein: MRYVKLPKENTYEFLERLKEWGKLYAPVKISDNFYDFREIDDVRKVEFHYTRTIMPPKKFFFKPREKLFEFDLEKVEYNEVIEDVEPFILFGVHACDIYGLKILDTVYLDELPDKYYKVRREKGIIIGISCMPDEYCFCNLRETDFADDGFDLFLHELPDGWLVRVGTPIGHRIVDKNIKLFEQVTDRDICAFREFEKRRHQAFKYHEDWGNLRYLLELEMEHPMWEEEAEKCLACGICNLTCPTCRCYEVQDIVNLDGVTGYRERRWDSCQFRSHGLVAGGHNFRPTKKSRFLNRYLCKNSYNEKLGLSFCVGCGRCTAFCPAGISFVNNLRRILGLEESKCPPSVSEEIPKRGFAYSPNIRGDGV
- the hydG gene encoding NADPH-dependent hydrogenase/sulfhydrogenase 1 subunit gamma; this encodes MTLPKEIMMPNDNPYALHRVKVLKVYDLTEREKLFLFRFEDPKLAETWTFKPGQFVQLTIPGVGEVPISICSSPMRRGFFELCIRRAGRVTTVVHKLKPGDTVLVRGPYGNGFPVDEWEGMDLLLIAAGLGTAPLRSVFLYAMDNRWKYGNITFINTARYGKDLLFYKELEAMKDLAEAENVKIIQSVTRDPDWPGLHGRPQQFIVEANTNPKKTAVAICGPPRMYKAVFEALINYGYRPENIYVTLERRMKCGIGKCGHCNVGTSTSWKYICKDGPVFTYFDIVSTPGLLD
- the hydD gene encoding NADPH-dependent hydrogenase/sulfhydrogenase 1 subunit delta; protein product: MEKKKLRIGFYALTSCYGCQLQLAMMDNLLKLLPNAEIVCWFMLDRDSVEDEPVDIAFIEGSVSTEEEVELVKRIRENARIVVAVGACAVQGGVQSWSDKPLEDLWKTVYGDGKVKFQPKKAEPVSKYIKVDYNIYGCPPEKRDFLYALGTFLIGSWPEDIDYPVCLECRLKGNPCILLEKGEPCLGPVTRAGCNARCPSFGIACIGCRGAIGYDVAWFDSLARVFKEKGLTKEEIIERLKMFNGHDERVEKMVEKIFAGGGE